A window of the Triplophysa rosa linkage group LG23, Trosa_1v2, whole genome shotgun sequence genome harbors these coding sequences:
- the trim55b gene encoding tripartite motif-containing protein 55b isoform X2, with product MDSLEKQLICPICLVMFTKPVVILPCQHNLCRKCANDIYQASNPYLPTRGGTVSSGGRFRCPSCRHEVILDRHGVYGLQRNLLVENIIDMYKQDYISRPSPESKVDQPMCEVHEDEKINIYCLTCSVPTCSMCKVFGSHKDCEVAPINSVYQTKKTELTDGIAMMVGNNDRIQGIISQLEETCRTIEENGRRQKSQVCKKFDHLYANLEDRKREMHLKVAGEQEEKLNYIRGLSKKYGDHLESMTKIMETGIQTFDEPEMAVFLKSAKSLLQKIAEASNTSHLEQVERGYESMDHYSVSFKREGRALRNIDFARGKTHLNYSDMMKKRRMKRRWQLMQEPGQKRQPLEVWTRWAIWRNLSLPSCLHKPMENIHLPCHPNFYHLLL from the exons ATGGACAGCTTGGAGAAGCAGCTTATTTGTCCCATTTGTCTGGTAATGTTCACGAAACCCGTTGTGATTCTTCCTTGTCAACACAATCTCTGCCGGAAATGTGCTAATGACATTTACCAG GCTTCAAATCCATACCTTCCCACCAGAGGAGGCACGGTGTCATCAGGTGGCCGTTTCAGGTGTCCGTCCTGCAGGCATGAAGTTATCCTGGACCGTCATGGAGTCTACGGTCTGCAGAGAAATCTTCTGGTGGAAAACATCATCGACATGTACAAACAGGACTACATCAG CAGACCATCTCCTGAGAGCAAGGTTGACCAGCCAATGTGTGAGGTCCATGAAGACGAGAAAATCAACATCTACTGCCTGACCTGCAGCGTTCCCACTTGTTCTATGTGTAAAGTGTTTGGCTCTCATAAGGACTGTGAAGTGGCTCCCATTAACAGCGTATACCagacaaaaaag ACAGAGCTCACGGATGGAATAGCAATGATGGTGGGTAATAATGACAGGATCCAAGGCATCATCAGTCAGTTGGAGGAGACCTGCAGGACCATAGAG GAAAATGGAAGGCGACAGAAGTCCCAGGTGTGTAAAAAGTTTGACCACTTGTATGCCAACCTGGAGGACCGGAAAAGAGAGATGCATCTGAAAGTGGCCGGCGAACAGGAAGAGAAATTAAACTACATTCGTGGCCTCTCAAAGAAGTACGGAGATCATCTGGAGTCTATGACCAAAATTATGGAGACGGGAATTCAAACGTTTGATGAACCTGAGATGGCTGTTTTCTTAAAG AGTGCCAAATCCCTGTTGCAAAA AATTGCAGAGGCATCGAATACCTCCCACCTGGAGCAAGTGGAGCGTGGGTACGAGAGCATGGATCATTATTCTGTGAGCTTCAAGAGAGAGGGCAGGGCCCTTCGCAATATTGACTTCGCCAGAGGTAAAACTCACCTGAATTACTCTGAT ATGATGAAGAAGAGGCGGATGAAGAGGAGGTGGCAGCTGATGCAGGAGCCCGGGCAGAAAAGACAGCCTCTGGAGGTTTGGACACGCTGGGCAATTTGGAGGAACCTCTCCCTCCCCTCCTGCCTCCACAAACCCATGGAAAACATACACCTGCCATGTCATCCTAACTTCTACCATTTACTTTTATAA
- the trim55b gene encoding tripartite motif-containing protein 55b isoform X1: MDSLEKQLICPICLVMFTKPVVILPCQHNLCRKCANDIYQASNPYLPTRGGTVSSGGRFRCPSCRHEVILDRHGVYGLQRNLLVENIIDMYKQDYISSRPSPESKVDQPMCEVHEDEKINIYCLTCSVPTCSMCKVFGSHKDCEVAPINSVYQTKKTELTDGIAMMVGNNDRIQGIISQLEETCRTIEENGRRQKSQVCKKFDHLYANLEDRKREMHLKVAGEQEEKLNYIRGLSKKYGDHLESMTKIMETGIQTFDEPEMAVFLKSAKSLLQKIAEASNTSHLEQVERGYESMDHYSVSFKREGRALRNIDFARGKTHLNYSDMMKKRRMKRRWQLMQEPGQKRQPLEVWTRWAIWRNLSLPSCLHKPMENIHLPCHPNFYHLLL; this comes from the exons ATGGACAGCTTGGAGAAGCAGCTTATTTGTCCCATTTGTCTGGTAATGTTCACGAAACCCGTTGTGATTCTTCCTTGTCAACACAATCTCTGCCGGAAATGTGCTAATGACATTTACCAG GCTTCAAATCCATACCTTCCCACCAGAGGAGGCACGGTGTCATCAGGTGGCCGTTTCAGGTGTCCGTCCTGCAGGCATGAAGTTATCCTGGACCGTCATGGAGTCTACGGTCTGCAGAGAAATCTTCTGGTGGAAAACATCATCGACATGTACAAACAGGACTACATCAG CAGCAGACCATCTCCTGAGAGCAAGGTTGACCAGCCAATGTGTGAGGTCCATGAAGACGAGAAAATCAACATCTACTGCCTGACCTGCAGCGTTCCCACTTGTTCTATGTGTAAAGTGTTTGGCTCTCATAAGGACTGTGAAGTGGCTCCCATTAACAGCGTATACCagacaaaaaag ACAGAGCTCACGGATGGAATAGCAATGATGGTGGGTAATAATGACAGGATCCAAGGCATCATCAGTCAGTTGGAGGAGACCTGCAGGACCATAGAG GAAAATGGAAGGCGACAGAAGTCCCAGGTGTGTAAAAAGTTTGACCACTTGTATGCCAACCTGGAGGACCGGAAAAGAGAGATGCATCTGAAAGTGGCCGGCGAACAGGAAGAGAAATTAAACTACATTCGTGGCCTCTCAAAGAAGTACGGAGATCATCTGGAGTCTATGACCAAAATTATGGAGACGGGAATTCAAACGTTTGATGAACCTGAGATGGCTGTTTTCTTAAAG AGTGCCAAATCCCTGTTGCAAAA AATTGCAGAGGCATCGAATACCTCCCACCTGGAGCAAGTGGAGCGTGGGTACGAGAGCATGGATCATTATTCTGTGAGCTTCAAGAGAGAGGGCAGGGCCCTTCGCAATATTGACTTCGCCAGAGGTAAAACTCACCTGAATTACTCTGAT ATGATGAAGAAGAGGCGGATGAAGAGGAGGTGGCAGCTGATGCAGGAGCCCGGGCAGAAAAGACAGCCTCTGGAGGTTTGGACACGCTGGGCAATTTGGAGGAACCTCTCCCTCCCCTCCTGCCTCCACAAACCCATGGAAAACATACACCTGCCATGTCATCCTAACTTCTACCATTTACTTTTATAA
- the trim55b gene encoding tripartite motif-containing protein 55b isoform X4, whose translation MDSLEKQLICPICLVMFTKPVVILPCQHNLCRKCANDIYQASNPYLPTRGGTVSSGGRFRCPSCRHEVILDRHGVYGLQRNLLVENIIDMYKQDYISRPSPESKVDQPMCEVHEDEKINIYCLTCSVPTCSMCKVFGSHKDCEVAPINSVYQTKKTELTDGIAMMVGNNDRIQGIISQLEETCRTIEENGRRQKSQVCKKFDHLYANLEDRKREMHLKVAGEQEEKLNYIRGLSKKYGDHLESMTKIMETGIQTFDEPEMAVFLKSAKSLLQKIAEASNTSHLEQVERGYESMDHYSVSFKREGRALRNIDFARDDEEEADEEEVAADAGARAEKTASGGLDTLGNLEEPLPPLLPPQTHGKHTPAMSS comes from the exons ATGGACAGCTTGGAGAAGCAGCTTATTTGTCCCATTTGTCTGGTAATGTTCACGAAACCCGTTGTGATTCTTCCTTGTCAACACAATCTCTGCCGGAAATGTGCTAATGACATTTACCAG GCTTCAAATCCATACCTTCCCACCAGAGGAGGCACGGTGTCATCAGGTGGCCGTTTCAGGTGTCCGTCCTGCAGGCATGAAGTTATCCTGGACCGTCATGGAGTCTACGGTCTGCAGAGAAATCTTCTGGTGGAAAACATCATCGACATGTACAAACAGGACTACATCAG CAGACCATCTCCTGAGAGCAAGGTTGACCAGCCAATGTGTGAGGTCCATGAAGACGAGAAAATCAACATCTACTGCCTGACCTGCAGCGTTCCCACTTGTTCTATGTGTAAAGTGTTTGGCTCTCATAAGGACTGTGAAGTGGCTCCCATTAACAGCGTATACCagacaaaaaag ACAGAGCTCACGGATGGAATAGCAATGATGGTGGGTAATAATGACAGGATCCAAGGCATCATCAGTCAGTTGGAGGAGACCTGCAGGACCATAGAG GAAAATGGAAGGCGACAGAAGTCCCAGGTGTGTAAAAAGTTTGACCACTTGTATGCCAACCTGGAGGACCGGAAAAGAGAGATGCATCTGAAAGTGGCCGGCGAACAGGAAGAGAAATTAAACTACATTCGTGGCCTCTCAAAGAAGTACGGAGATCATCTGGAGTCTATGACCAAAATTATGGAGACGGGAATTCAAACGTTTGATGAACCTGAGATGGCTGTTTTCTTAAAG AGTGCCAAATCCCTGTTGCAAAA AATTGCAGAGGCATCGAATACCTCCCACCTGGAGCAAGTGGAGCGTGGGTACGAGAGCATGGATCATTATTCTGTGAGCTTCAAGAGAGAGGGCAGGGCCCTTCGCAATATTGACTTCGCCAGAG ATGATGAAGAAGAGGCGGATGAAGAGGAGGTGGCAGCTGATGCAGGAGCCCGGGCAGAAAAGACAGCCTCTGGAGGTTTGGACACGCTGGGCAATTTGGAGGAACCTCTCCCTCCCCTCCTGCCTCCACAAACCCATGGAAAACATACACCTGCCATGTCATCCTAA
- the trim55b gene encoding tripartite motif-containing protein 55b isoform X3: MDSLEKQLICPICLVMFTKPVVILPCQHNLCRKCANDIYQASNPYLPTRGGTVSSGGRFRCPSCRHEVILDRHGVYGLQRNLLVENIIDMYKQDYISSRPSPESKVDQPMCEVHEDEKINIYCLTCSVPTCSMCKVFGSHKDCEVAPINSVYQTKKTELTDGIAMMVGNNDRIQGIISQLEETCRTIEENGRRQKSQVCKKFDHLYANLEDRKREMHLKVAGEQEEKLNYIRGLSKKYGDHLESMTKIMETGIQTFDEPEMAVFLKSAKSLLQKIAEASNTSHLEQVERGYESMDHYSVSFKREGRALRNIDFARDDEEEADEEEVAADAGARAEKTASGGLDTLGNLEEPLPPLLPPQTHGKHTPAMSS, from the exons ATGGACAGCTTGGAGAAGCAGCTTATTTGTCCCATTTGTCTGGTAATGTTCACGAAACCCGTTGTGATTCTTCCTTGTCAACACAATCTCTGCCGGAAATGTGCTAATGACATTTACCAG GCTTCAAATCCATACCTTCCCACCAGAGGAGGCACGGTGTCATCAGGTGGCCGTTTCAGGTGTCCGTCCTGCAGGCATGAAGTTATCCTGGACCGTCATGGAGTCTACGGTCTGCAGAGAAATCTTCTGGTGGAAAACATCATCGACATGTACAAACAGGACTACATCAG CAGCAGACCATCTCCTGAGAGCAAGGTTGACCAGCCAATGTGTGAGGTCCATGAAGACGAGAAAATCAACATCTACTGCCTGACCTGCAGCGTTCCCACTTGTTCTATGTGTAAAGTGTTTGGCTCTCATAAGGACTGTGAAGTGGCTCCCATTAACAGCGTATACCagacaaaaaag ACAGAGCTCACGGATGGAATAGCAATGATGGTGGGTAATAATGACAGGATCCAAGGCATCATCAGTCAGTTGGAGGAGACCTGCAGGACCATAGAG GAAAATGGAAGGCGACAGAAGTCCCAGGTGTGTAAAAAGTTTGACCACTTGTATGCCAACCTGGAGGACCGGAAAAGAGAGATGCATCTGAAAGTGGCCGGCGAACAGGAAGAGAAATTAAACTACATTCGTGGCCTCTCAAAGAAGTACGGAGATCATCTGGAGTCTATGACCAAAATTATGGAGACGGGAATTCAAACGTTTGATGAACCTGAGATGGCTGTTTTCTTAAAG AGTGCCAAATCCCTGTTGCAAAA AATTGCAGAGGCATCGAATACCTCCCACCTGGAGCAAGTGGAGCGTGGGTACGAGAGCATGGATCATTATTCTGTGAGCTTCAAGAGAGAGGGCAGGGCCCTTCGCAATATTGACTTCGCCAGAG ATGATGAAGAAGAGGCGGATGAAGAGGAGGTGGCAGCTGATGCAGGAGCCCGGGCAGAAAAGACAGCCTCTGGAGGTTTGGACACGCTGGGCAATTTGGAGGAACCTCTCCCTCCCCTCCTGCCTCCACAAACCCATGGAAAACATACACCTGCCATGTCATCCTAA
- the trim55b gene encoding tripartite motif-containing protein 55b isoform X5, producing the protein MDSLEKQLICPICLVMFTKPVVILPCQHNLCRKCANDIYQASNPYLPTRGGTVSSGGRFRCPSCRHEVILDRHGVYGLQRNLLVENIIDMYKQDYISSRPSPESKVDQPMCEVHEDEKINIYCLTCSVPTCSMCKVFGSHKDCEVAPINSVYQTKKTELTDGIAMMVGNNDRIQGIISQLEETCRTIEENGRRQKSQVCKKFDHLYANLEDRKREMHLKVAGEQEEKLNYIRGLSKKYGDHLESMTKIMETGIQTFDEPEMAVFLKNCRGIEYLPPGASGAWVREHGSLFCELQERGQGPSQY; encoded by the exons ATGGACAGCTTGGAGAAGCAGCTTATTTGTCCCATTTGTCTGGTAATGTTCACGAAACCCGTTGTGATTCTTCCTTGTCAACACAATCTCTGCCGGAAATGTGCTAATGACATTTACCAG GCTTCAAATCCATACCTTCCCACCAGAGGAGGCACGGTGTCATCAGGTGGCCGTTTCAGGTGTCCGTCCTGCAGGCATGAAGTTATCCTGGACCGTCATGGAGTCTACGGTCTGCAGAGAAATCTTCTGGTGGAAAACATCATCGACATGTACAAACAGGACTACATCAG CAGCAGACCATCTCCTGAGAGCAAGGTTGACCAGCCAATGTGTGAGGTCCATGAAGACGAGAAAATCAACATCTACTGCCTGACCTGCAGCGTTCCCACTTGTTCTATGTGTAAAGTGTTTGGCTCTCATAAGGACTGTGAAGTGGCTCCCATTAACAGCGTATACCagacaaaaaag ACAGAGCTCACGGATGGAATAGCAATGATGGTGGGTAATAATGACAGGATCCAAGGCATCATCAGTCAGTTGGAGGAGACCTGCAGGACCATAGAG GAAAATGGAAGGCGACAGAAGTCCCAGGTGTGTAAAAAGTTTGACCACTTGTATGCCAACCTGGAGGACCGGAAAAGAGAGATGCATCTGAAAGTGGCCGGCGAACAGGAAGAGAAATTAAACTACATTCGTGGCCTCTCAAAGAAGTACGGAGATCATCTGGAGTCTATGACCAAAATTATGGAGACGGGAATTCAAACGTTTGATGAACCTGAGATGGCTGTTTTCTTAAAG AATTGCAGAGGCATCGAATACCTCCCACCTGGAGCAAGTGGAGCGTGGGTACGAGAGCATGGATCATTATTCTGTGAGCTTCAAGAGAGAGGGCAGGGCCCTTCGCAATATTGA